From the genome of Desulfofundulus luciae, one region includes:
- the nadB gene encoding L-aspartate oxidase codes for MTGRYLVNFDTRQLPQENWDYVILGSGIAGLYTAYAASRLNRRVVVLTKYTMEDSNTDKAQGGIAAALGHSDSPALHLKDTLAAGAGLCDPEAVSVLVNEGPDRVRELIDMGAQFDRENGQLALTREGAHSRRRILHAAGDATGAEIQRVLSGQARLAPNIDVRENHFAVDLLVQDNICYGVLALDGSSGELKVFWGRAVVLATGGLGQLFEHSTNPAVATGDGIAMAWRAGAEVMDMEFIQFHPTVLSLPGAPPFLISEAVRGEGAYLRNRYGERFMPRYHELAELAPRDVVVRAMLKEMGSTASDRVFLDLSHLDPAMVQQRFPTISRTCASYGLDVTKDPIPVAPAAHYMMGGVKTNLYGETSIEGLYACGEVACQGVHGANRLASNSLLDGLVFGGRIVERVNSLPPRRHGHPEFCYRELADAPEVDAARLRQEIQSVMGKYVGPVRTAEGLEKALAFFEDWSYLAGYQARSIEEMEVWNMLAVGQLVAQAALIRTESRGGHYRLDYPQPRDLWLKHVILRR; via the coding sequence TTGACCGGCAGATATCTGGTCAACTTCGATACCCGGCAGCTGCCCCAGGAAAATTGGGACTATGTAATCCTGGGCAGTGGCATAGCCGGGTTGTATACTGCGTACGCAGCCAGCCGTCTTAACCGGCGGGTGGTGGTGCTGACCAAGTACACCATGGAGGATAGCAACACCGATAAGGCCCAGGGAGGTATTGCCGCCGCCCTGGGTCATTCCGATTCTCCGGCCCTGCATCTAAAGGATACCCTGGCCGCCGGGGCGGGGCTTTGTGATCCCGAGGCGGTGAGTGTGCTGGTCAATGAGGGCCCCGACAGGGTGCGGGAATTGATTGACATGGGGGCACAGTTCGACCGGGAAAACGGTCAACTGGCCCTTACCCGGGAAGGGGCCCACAGCCGGAGGCGCATTCTCCATGCCGCCGGGGATGCCACCGGGGCGGAAATCCAGCGGGTGCTTTCCGGGCAGGCACGCCTGGCTCCAAACATTGATGTGCGGGAAAACCATTTTGCGGTGGACCTTCTGGTACAGGATAACATCTGTTACGGCGTGCTCGCCCTGGACGGTTCCTCGGGGGAGCTCAAGGTCTTCTGGGGCAGGGCGGTAGTGCTGGCCACCGGCGGGCTGGGCCAGCTTTTTGAACACAGTACCAATCCCGCGGTGGCCACGGGGGACGGTATTGCCATGGCCTGGCGGGCCGGCGCGGAAGTTATGGATATGGAGTTCATTCAATTCCACCCCACCGTCTTGAGCCTTCCCGGAGCACCTCCCTTTCTCATTTCCGAAGCCGTGCGGGGCGAGGGAGCTTACCTGCGGAATCGTTACGGGGAACGGTTTATGCCCCGTTATCACGAACTGGCGGAGCTGGCCCCCCGGGACGTGGTGGTGCGGGCCATGCTCAAGGAGATGGGCAGTACCGCATCAGACAGGGTTTTCCTCGATCTTTCCCACCTGGACCCGGCCATGGTCCAGCAGCGCTTCCCCACCATCAGCCGCACCTGCGCCTCTTACGGGCTGGACGTCACCAAAGACCCCATTCCCGTGGCTCCGGCGGCCCACTACATGATGGGGGGAGTAAAAACCAACCTTTATGGGGAAACCAGTATTGAAGGGCTTTACGCCTGCGGCGAGGTAGCCTGCCAGGGAGTACACGGCGCCAACCGCCTGGCCAGCAATTCCCTGCTGGACGGTCTGGTTTTCGGAGGCCGTATTGTGGAGCGGGTAAACAGCCTGCCCCCGCGACGCCATGGGCATCCGGAATTCTGCTACCGGGAGCTGGCTGATGCCCCTGAAGTGGATGCAGCTCGTTTGCGTCAGGAAATACAAAGTGTGATGGGGAAATATGTGGGGCCCGTCCGTACGGCGGAAGGGCTGGAAAAGGCCCTGGCTTTCTTTGAGGATTGGTCTTATCTGGCCGGATACCAGGCCCGGAGCATAGAGGAAATGGAAGTGTGGAATATGCTCGCGGTCGGGCAGCTGGTTGCCCAGGCAGCGCTGATCCGTACGGAAAGCCGGGGAGGCCATTATCGTTTGGATTACCCCCAACCCCGGGACTTGTGGCTGAAGCATGTTATCCTGCGCCGCTAA
- the nadA gene encoding quinolinate synthase NadA, with the protein MSNEDKIRYLSEEIKRLKKERRAVILSHVYQRPEVQEIADFVGDSLGLSQQAAKTDAEVIVFCGVHFMAESAAILSPDKIVLLPEIKAGCPMADMVTVEALRERKKEIPGATVVCYVNTSAAVKAESDVCCTSANAVKIVSSLPEDRPVLFIPDENLGQYVARQTGRKIHLWEGYCNTHDKLFAEDVLAAREAHPNALVLVHPECRPEVIDLADAVASTTGMIRFARESDAREFIVCTEAGILHQFRKQCPDKEFYLASDKLICPNMKATTLEKVHRALVTLEPRVTVPPEIRERALRSLERMLAVT; encoded by the coding sequence ATGTCTAATGAAGATAAAATTCGTTACTTATCTGAAGAAATTAAACGATTGAAAAAAGAACGACGGGCTGTAATTTTAAGCCACGTCTATCAGCGCCCGGAGGTACAGGAAATTGCCGATTTTGTGGGGGATTCCCTGGGACTGTCCCAGCAGGCCGCCAAAACCGACGCGGAAGTCATTGTTTTTTGCGGCGTCCACTTCATGGCCGAAAGTGCGGCCATTTTGTCGCCCGACAAAATTGTGCTCCTGCCCGAGATCAAAGCCGGCTGTCCCATGGCCGATATGGTGACCGTGGAAGCCCTGAGGGAGAGGAAAAAAGAAATCCCCGGGGCCACAGTGGTCTGTTACGTGAATACCTCGGCTGCCGTTAAGGCCGAAAGCGATGTGTGCTGCACAAGTGCCAATGCGGTGAAGATCGTTTCCTCACTGCCGGAGGACCGGCCGGTACTTTTCATCCCCGACGAGAACCTGGGGCAATACGTGGCCAGGCAGACGGGGCGGAAAATTCACCTCTGGGAAGGTTATTGTAACACCCACGACAAGCTGTTTGCTGAAGATGTGCTGGCCGCCAGGGAAGCCCACCCCAACGCCCTGGTACTGGTTCACCCGGAATGCCGCCCGGAAGTGATTGACCTGGCTGATGCCGTGGCCAGCACCACGGGTATGATCCGCTTTGCCCGGGAAAGTGACGCCAGGGAATTTATTGTTTGTACGGAAGCTGGTATTTTACACCAGTTCCGCAAACAATGCCCGGACAAGGAGTTTTACCTGGCTTCCGATAAGTTAATTTGTCCAAACATGAAGGCCACCACCCTGGAGAAGGTGCACCGGGCACTGGTTACCCTGGAGCCGCGGGTGACGGTACCGCCGGAGATCCGGGAAAGAGCACTGCGTTCCCTGGAACGGATGCTGGCGGTGACCTGA
- the nadC gene encoding carboxylating nicotinate-nucleotide diphosphorylase — MQNIVLEDLIDRVLKEDIGTGDVTTSSIVPPDYTTIGFIHAKEPGVVAGLPVAGAVFRRLSPDISFQIRVREGERVQAGQLLARVEGEARAILSGERVALNLLQRMSGIATYTARLVELIRDFKAKIVDTRKTTPGLRILEKYAVRVGGALNHRFGLYDAVLIKDNHIKVAGSITRAVELARANIPHTMKVEVEVEDLTGVEEALAAGADIIMLDNMDIPTMTRAVELAAGRAYLEASGRINEQNIVEVARTGVDFISLGALTHSARSLDISLDVGEMKPL, encoded by the coding sequence ATGCAGAACATCGTTCTAGAAGATCTGATCGACCGGGTGCTCAAGGAGGATATAGGCACCGGCGATGTGACCACCAGCAGCATCGTACCACCGGATTACACCACCATCGGGTTTATTCATGCCAAAGAACCGGGAGTGGTGGCCGGCCTGCCCGTGGCCGGGGCCGTTTTCCGCCGGCTTTCACCGGACATCTCCTTTCAAATTCGGGTGCGGGAGGGGGAAAGGGTCCAGGCAGGACAGCTCCTGGCCCGGGTGGAGGGGGAGGCCCGGGCCATTTTGAGCGGTGAGCGGGTGGCCCTGAACCTTCTGCAGCGCATGTCGGGCATTGCCACCTATACCGCCCGGCTGGTGGAGCTCATCCGGGATTTCAAGGCCAAGATAGTGGACACGCGTAAGACTACCCCCGGTCTGCGTATCCTGGAAAAATACGCCGTGCGGGTGGGGGGAGCCCTGAACCACCGCTTTGGCCTGTATGACGCCGTTTTGATCAAGGATAACCACATCAAGGTGGCCGGGAGTATCACCCGGGCGGTGGAGCTGGCCAGGGCCAACATACCCCATACCATGAAGGTGGAGGTTGAGGTTGAAGATTTGACCGGGGTAGAAGAGGCCCTTGCCGCCGGGGCCGACATCATCATGCTGGATAACATGGATATTCCCACCATGACCCGGGCGGTGGAGCTCGCAGCCGGCCGGGCTTACCTGGAGGCATCGGGAAGGATTAACGAGCAGAACATTGTGGAGGTTGCCCGCACGGGAGTGGATTTCATTTCCCTGGGTGCGCTTACCCATTCCGCCCGCTCGCTGGACATCAGCCTGGATGTAGGAGAAATGAAGCCCCTGTAG
- a CDS encoding autorepressor SdpR family transcription factor: MMLSLVFKALADETRREILRLLREGDRTAGEIAGRFDLTKPTISHHLGVLKQANLVQDYRKGQHIYYSLNTTVFQETAAWFLAVMEGRGRKEAGKAVGKRKAGRDEREGGKACGKRIKAKVIPSTGRP, translated from the coding sequence ATGATGTTAAGTTTGGTTTTCAAAGCCCTGGCGGACGAAACGCGACGGGAAATCCTGCGGCTCCTGCGGGAAGGCGACCGCACGGCGGGGGAAATCGCCGGACGGTTCGACCTGACCAAGCCGACCATCTCCCACCACCTGGGCGTGCTCAAGCAGGCCAACCTGGTGCAGGACTACCGGAAGGGCCAGCACATTTACTACTCCCTGAACACGACCGTTTTCCAGGAGACGGCGGCCTGGTTTCTGGCGGTTATGGAGGGGAGGGGGCGAAAGGAGGCGGGTAAGGCGGTCGGGAAGCGGAAAGCCGGTAGGGATGAACGGGAGGGTGGTAAAGCGTGCGGAAAGAGAATAAAAGCGAAGGTTATTCCCTCAACTGGAAGACCTTAA
- a CDS encoding SdpI family protein yields MRKENKSEGYSLNWKTLKPDWPLWVILAGLIIAGFFLYPMLPEQVPVHWNIRGEVDRYGSRAYGAFFAPLLTCGLYALMLVMPLVDPWRENYARFDGVYRLLRWSLVLFMAGIYAAATAAALGYGLDIGLLVKGGVALLFVVVGNVMGQVQPNFFVGIRTPWTLASTEVWRRTHRLAAKVWVLGGLICLVLAPVRSPAGAYVFFACVAVMGLAPVIYSYAIFRRLRN; encoded by the coding sequence GTGCGGAAAGAGAATAAAAGCGAAGGTTATTCCCTCAACTGGAAGACCTTAAAGCCGGACTGGCCGCTGTGGGTAATCCTGGCGGGGCTCATTATTGCGGGATTTTTCCTTTACCCTATGCTTCCAGAGCAGGTGCCCGTTCACTGGAACATCCGGGGCGAGGTGGACCGCTACGGCTCGCGGGCCTATGGGGCCTTCTTCGCACCGCTTTTGACTTGCGGCCTTTACGCGCTGATGCTGGTGATGCCCTTGGTCGACCCGTGGCGCGAGAATTACGCCCGTTTTGATGGTGTTTACCGGTTGCTGCGCTGGAGCCTGGTGCTCTTTATGGCCGGCATTTACGCTGCGGCTACGGCGGCAGCCCTCGGGTACGGCTTGGATATAGGCCTGTTGGTTAAAGGCGGCGTTGCTCTCCTCTTTGTCGTCGTTGGCAATGTTATGGGACAGGTACAACCCAATTTCTTTGTCGGCATCCGGACACCCTGGACCCTGGCCAGCACGGAGGTCTGGCGGCGCACCCACCGCCTCGCGGCCAAAGTGTGGGTGCTGGGCGGTCTGATCTGTCTCGTTCTGGCACCGGTGCGTTCGCCCGCAGGCGCGTACGTGTTTTTCGCGTGCGTGGCCGTGATGGGGCTGGCGCCGGTGATCTACTCGTACGCTATTTTCAGGCGGCTGAGGAACTAG
- a CDS encoding FadR/GntR family transcriptional regulator, translating to MYDALKPIKPRKIYEEIIDQVKQLIAEGVLNPGDKLISEKELAEKLQVGRSAVREAFRALEAMGILEIRPGEGTFVRRVEPQALINVLSLVLIMDRDTTEELMELRKILEVESAGLAALRHTPEELALMEEALAQMEADIKAGDLGEKADWKFHYAIAEATHNSLLVELMNTIAGTMQRVLRTARMQLYMTPGTPQRLLNEHKAIFLAIKEGRDQDARRAMFDHLDKVEKGLRI from the coding sequence GTGTACGATGCCTTAAAACCAATAAAGCCCAGGAAAATTTACGAGGAAATAATTGATCAGGTGAAGCAATTAATTGCCGAAGGGGTATTAAATCCCGGGGATAAGCTGATCTCGGAGAAGGAGCTGGCCGAAAAACTCCAGGTGGGCCGTTCGGCGGTACGGGAAGCCTTCCGTGCCCTGGAAGCCATGGGAATACTGGAAATACGGCCGGGTGAGGGCACCTTTGTGCGGCGGGTGGAACCCCAGGCTCTGATCAACGTTCTCTCGCTGGTATTAATAATGGACCGGGACACCACGGAAGAACTGATGGAATTGCGCAAGATACTGGAGGTAGAGTCGGCGGGCCTGGCCGCTTTGAGGCATACCCCGGAGGAACTGGCCCTTATGGAGGAGGCCCTGGCCCAGATGGAGGCCGATATTAAAGCCGGGGACCTGGGGGAAAAGGCCGACTGGAAATTCCACTATGCCATAGCGGAAGCCACCCACAATTCCCTGCTGGTAGAACTGATGAACACCATTGCCGGCACCATGCAGAGAGTGCTGCGTACGGCCCGCATGCAGCTTTATATGACGCCCGGTACGCCCCAGCGCTTGTTAAACGAGCATAAAGCCATTTTCCTGGCCATTAAAGAAGGCCGGGATCAGGACGCCCGCCGGGCCATGTTCGACCACCTGGACAAGGTGGAAAAAGGCCTGCGCATTTAA